The Gammaproteobacteria bacterium genome includes a region encoding these proteins:
- the lptC gene encoding LPS export ABC transporter periplasmic protein LptC — MQIRIIFPLVLLLSAALSWWFVTSLDFTALEEPENDTRKPDYFMHGVRTVVMDKKGKPKQELYANFLAHYKKENRTELTQPNLTVHRADGSVWTVTAETGTIYDEMQEILLQGSVLIEQEKSNVTIKAQDITIYPQTHTAETNNAVTIVSSESTVQAKGMHADFKQLRLRLDAKVKGTYVQ; from the coding sequence ATGCAAATCCGCATTATATTTCCATTGGTCTTACTGCTCAGCGCCGCCTTGAGCTGGTGGTTTGTAACATCTTTGGATTTTACCGCCCTGGAAGAACCCGAGAACGATACCAGAAAACCGGATTATTTCATGCACGGTGTGCGCACGGTGGTAATGGATAAAAAAGGCAAGCCTAAACAAGAATTATATGCAAACTTCCTGGCTCACTATAAGAAAGAAAACCGAACCGAATTGACCCAGCCCAACCTAACTGTACACCGCGCAGATGGCTCAGTTTGGACCGTTACCGCCGAAACGGGCACCATCTATGATGAAATGCAGGAAATCCTCCTGCAAGGCTCTGTACTGATAGAGCAAGAAAAATCCAACGTCACTATCAAAGCCCAAGACATAACCATCTATCCACAAACTCATACGGCAGAAACCAATAATGCAGTTACGATAGTATCCAGTGAAAGCACGGTCCAAGCTAAGGGTATGCATGCAGACTTCAAACAGCTCCGGCTCAGATTAGACGCCAAGGTAAAAGGCACATATGTTCAATAG
- the lptA gene encoding lipopolysaccharide transport periplasmic protein LptA, which yields MFNSRLTLCLFALTLAFTPAGNPAAKDKMQPITIEADRATLDEKKGVSTYSGHVLLTQGGIKINADTLIVHSDKGDLSHVTAIGSPVRYVQEGKINSENIKGEANTMEYFAREKRLLLLENARLTQGGNAFSGNRIDYDTQKEVVTAAVDESGQQRVQVTIQPPSQESENDPASIIKIP from the coding sequence ATGTTCAATAGTCGATTGACCCTCTGCCTCTTTGCGCTAACGCTGGCATTCACCCCGGCGGGAAATCCGGCGGCGAAAGATAAAATGCAACCCATAACCATAGAAGCCGATCGAGCCACTTTGGATGAAAAAAAGGGCGTGAGCACCTATTCCGGTCATGTACTGTTAACGCAAGGCGGCATCAAGATCAACGCCGACACCCTGATCGTCCACAGCGACAAGGGAGATTTAAGCCACGTCACCGCGATAGGATCCCCGGTGCGTTATGTACAGGAAGGCAAAATCAATAGCGAAAACATTAAGGGCGAAGCCAATACCATGGAGTACTTTGCCCGGGAAAAACGCCTGTTGCTGTTGGAAAATGCGCGCCTGACCCAAGGAGGTAATGCATTTAGCGGCAATCGAATTGACTACGATACCCAGAAAGAAGTCGTCACCGCAGCGGTGGATGAATCCGGACAACAACGTGTACAAGTTACTATTCAACCCCCATCCCAGGAATCCGAAAACGATCCGGCGAGTATAATAAAAATACCATGA